From Micromonospora echinaurantiaca:
TACAACGAGGAACGCGAGTTCGGCCTGCCCCGGATGCTGCTCAAGGGCCAGGAGGACCTGTCCGGCTACCTGCTGCGGGAGGGCCTCGACGCCGGCTTCGACCTGGCGTTCAGCAACGAGCTGCGGATCGACCACAGCATCACCTGCCCGATCATCACCCTGCGGCCGGAGGCCGACCTGCCGATCGTGCCGGTGTACACCAACATCTTTGCCCCGCCGCTGCCGCAGCCGAAGCGCTTCGTGCAGCTGGGCAGGACGATCCGGGAGCTGATCGAGTCCTGGCCGAGCGACCAGCGGGTCGCGGTCATCGGCACCGGGCACCTGTCGCTGGAACTGGGCGGGCCACGCCAGTTCGGCGAGCACGGCCCGGACCCGGAGTTCGACCGCAGGGCGGTGGAGTGGATCGCCAGCGGCGACCTGGAGGGCTGCCTGTCCGAGGTCACCCTGGACAGCCTGCACGCCCCCGGCAACGCCACCCACGGCTTCATGGACTTCATGCTGATGATGGGCGTCGCGGGCGAGGGCGCGAAGGCCGACTACGTGGACACCCTCGACCTGTTCCACACCATGGAGGCCTACTTCACCTGGTACCCGAAGGGAGCGCCGGCGGCATGAGCAAGTACCTGCTGAACAAGTTCCTCTACACCGTCGACCGCGACC
This genomic window contains:
- a CDS encoding DODA-type extradiol aromatic ring-opening family dioxygenase translates to MAELAAVIASTHHPFYYRASTAQGEDRPAFADEWVRKITAFRETLTRANPDVLVMVGSDHFHQLWLDNMPQFLIGKAPFYDANWYNEEREFGLPRMLLKGQEDLSGYLLREGLDAGFDLAFSNELRIDHSITCPIITLRPEADLPIVPVYTNIFAPPLPQPKRFVQLGRTIRELIESWPSDQRVAVIGTGHLSLELGGPRQFGEHGPDPEFDRRAVEWIASGDLEGCLSEVTLDSLHAPGNATHGFMDFMLMMGVAGEGAKADYVDTLDLFHTMEAYFTWYPKGAPAA